The Sorghum bicolor cultivar BTx623 chromosome 6, Sorghum_bicolor_NCBIv3, whole genome shotgun sequence genome contains the following window.
TCCAGCAACAGATTCTTTTTTCAGAAGAGAGAAGGATAAACGATGTTTTGGAAATTGTGCAAATTAACACATATTCTACTGAAACTGGAAACAAATTGGCATTTCTATACTTCAGTTTGTGGCATGGCATCAACTGCTCTTAATTAGGTGCATCACATGGTAACAGGAGACGATATTATAGGCACGCTTACTTTTGTATGCAGACACATATGAGTTACATTATTTTATTCAGGATAATCCCCATTCTAGCGGTTATCTGTGGTCTTTGATTTTAGATAAGTGTTTATTTAAGTTGGTCAATGAAATTGACAGGATTCTCATGTGCTTGGTGCATTCCCTCTTTCCCTACTAGGGAAATGCACAAGCTGTCCTGTACTACAAACGCAATGAGCTTCAGAAGCAAGTAGATGTATCTGAGGGGGGTAACAACGGATGAAAGATCCAACACCAGATCTATGAGCAAAAATGAATTGCAATTTGCATCGTTTTCAGGCTTCAAAGTCCACACCTAGTGCTAAGAGAAGATGAACACTACTGAAACTTTTGCAGAGACCCAAATCTATCAGTAGATTGTGCTTGAATTTTGTACTGGCAACTAATGACTTCTAATTGCACCTTTCTATGGATGCCAAGCAATAGCTTTGGATggtccagatcaatccagaggcTAGCTTGTCAATGTATTCCAGGCACCAAAAGATACTGACCAGCCTCATTGCTGAGCAGCAGTTTCTCATCTGACGTCTCTGAATGAATGCGTGCACTAACCACTGAGTAGAGGAGGCTTGGCTTCTCCACTACTACACCCCTGATCCTCACTTGTTCAACAAAGGGATCTCTTATCCTAGGACACATACTGGATCCATATTACATCAGCTACCCATTATATTAGCAGGGATACACAAGAAGGCAACAGATAAGATTTGAGTGATACATGCTTGCACGCAAGATTGATCCATGAACGAATCGAGAAACGAACCAacgatatatatagatagatagatgggACTGATGCCAAATACCACTAATGTGACAAGCAATATCATTGTACGTCGTCCATGGTGACGACGCTGCTGTATAGTATGATACTATACAGCTATTAGTATCTGGCGAATGAAACCGAACAAACACCATGCCACACTGATCTGACAGATTTTGGGCTCAAATAGTCAAGAACCTGTCACATTCATCTCTCCTCAGTATTGCCCTCGAATGTAAGGCGACAAGAAGCTGTGTCTCTACAACTAGTGGTGGAAGAATATATGGTGACAAGATATGCGCGCATGCATGGTCTCCAAAGAGGGGCAAAGCATGATTGGGAGGCCACTTCAATTTGTGCAATTGCATTTGCCCCCAAGCTTTTTCCTGACAAAGTCAACATCAGCTGGCATCCCAGGTTGATGCAATGTTTGCAGTAAAAGTGTCTAAACCGGTCTGGCCCAGAACTGGCATGACATGGACCACTCACAAACACTGGTTAAACTGTCATAGGTTAGACAAacacaaatatatatatgcatctGTGTCCCTGTCAAATGATTTTGACAAGGATAAGAGATTCAATTGGGAGATCCTGGCACTCAGCCTCTCCAACTAGCTAGTGTGCTTTCATGCTCATGCCACTCTTTTCTTTAGTGCTCTGTGCATTACCTCATGTTCGCATACACCATGCATGACAGCTTGCTTACTGCATTCAGATCGATTAGGCCAGATTCTATGAGGCAAAGACCTCAGTTTTCCTACATATCATCCAAGAATTGGACAGATTAATCATGTCATACATAAACTCCATTTCATTGCCTATATATGTATTTAAAGGGAAATTAATCTTTGATGACAACAACTTAACACTTTGTAGATATTTTTGTCCTTAATTAAGTACCACAAAGTGTCCACACAGATACAAAAATCACTAGATAGCTCAATTTGCAGACAGCATCTGCTACGTACAATAATGTGAAAGAGTTGCAAAACACAAGAATAATGTGAAAGAGTGCAAAACATTACTAGTTAAATAGAAACTGGGCAATCACAAAAGATTTCCCTTGTCGTCGCCGTTGGCTTCAGTACTGGAAAAGACCAGCTGATGCAGTTGCAGGGATGAGGGGAATGAAGTGGTCTCTAAAGTGTGGAAAGAATAGTCTCAGTAATAAAATCTCACTATCCCAATTGTAAGACCACATAAAGAAATCAACATATATTTTTCATTTTCCAGACCGCCATTTTTTTTCCTAATCGAACaagttagtttttttttcatcaTCTGTATGGCATGGTGCACAACATATTCAAGGGAATGATTCCTCTGCCAAATCTTGTGCACAAGATCACAATGCCCATGTTGGTTCCCTTTGACCAGAACAAATCCATGTGACATGAAGAAACCAAACTCTGGGTTTAATGGATGCACGCCAGGTGCACCTGGAAACAAGTGTACAGCCCAGATGGAGCCCAGGATTCCACCAGTGCCCATATATTACTAGCACTACTGTTTTTCCATGTGGGGCAGGCGGCtacaagaatcttgaaaatccCAGCTGATTCTTTCTCCTCTAGCACTACTTCCTCAGTAGACAGATTTGTGTGAGTATACATCAAACAGGGATAAGAAATGGTATATATCCTTGTCAATATATCTACAACAATGAATCTTTGACTGATAAAATTCAAACACCAAATGTTCGTTTGACTGAATCCAGACAAGAACGAAAACTTAACATTCATGCGCGGCCGACCCATGCGCACTGTCTGCCAGCCATGAGAGCATATATGTTCTCTCGATTCTAGTTAATGTGGGGTTAATTCTGAACTAATCGCCAACAGCATGGGCTAAACGATTCTTAAAGAAAAAGATCTGCAACCTGAATACGTGTCGCCTAGATCAGAAATACAGTGAGTGGGTCAAAATGTTTGACAGTCACAGGATCTGAGTCGGCAGACAGAATCGAATCCAATTTCTTTGTTGTATGACCGACCAAAATGTGCCACTTGTTACGCTGCGAACTGAAGACGCATGATGGCATATATTGGCATAATTCAGTCTTATCAGAATGTTGAAAGGATATGAATGCAGCAGACATTTTCAGGCAAATCGTATATCTTACCCTGTGATGTCTGGTTCCTACGGTTCGAGAAAAATGTTTGGTTCCTTCATTCGCATACCAACAGTGAAGTGTATCAGTTGTCAGTTCCAAGAGCAGAGCacacttagggcctgtttgcaaACAAATCTCTGAAAATTTACAAAGGAGCATATCCCTTCTCTAATCACCCCTTAATTAAGAATGTAGCCCGTGGAAATCCATCTCATCTGACCTGACAATACCAAGAAAGTTGAATTTCTAATCTAGGTATTTGCTCACTGGTACTTAGGAAGTCATTTCTCAGTGTCACCCTCATTTTGTGAAACCACATAATTTTTACTGAAGGATAGATGTGATGGTGATGGAGACATGAGTTCAAAGGAAAATAAATAGATGTTTTTTAAAAACTTATAAATAGATGTTTTGAGATATAGAAGAGTGGAAGgagatatctttttttttttggtttaaaCCGTTTGGTCAATTCCTCATTTAACCTCTGGTCCATTTAGATCCAGACATATGGGCTATCTCGCGCTGGTCTCAAAGTGACTTATATGGGCTATCTCTGCTCAGTCAACCAACACAGAAGAGAAGATCTGTGGCCCAACCAAGCATCAACTCATGCATCTCAGCCCAAGGACTAATACACAAAATACCATTGGGCCAAATAAGAAGTTGGCCTATTACCTAAGTCATGGCTAAAAATACTGTTATtacgagagaaaaatactgaaaAAATATGGTTTATAAAACAAGCGAACAATGATACAGAAGGTTTTAAGGCCCGGAATTGTGAACCACCACCCCAAGTGATGTAAACCATTTGATTTCCTGATTATAACGCCACTGTACAAATGAGTTGTTTGTATAGCAGCGCTCTTTACAAATCAGTCTTCATTTAGAACAATACATAAGAGAACTGCGTACCTTTACCTTAATAGAGGGTAAATAGGATGTCGTACAGAAATTTCATCATCCCAAGAAACTACATTCCAATTAATGTTTACCTTAAGTAATGATGACAAAGGAACCAACcatcttttttttcttgaatatgCAAGAGAGCTGcatatcattatattaagaaaaaTGGGGTAAGAACCCATACAACACTCACACGCACACGATCATGCGCGCACACGCACACTGCTAGGTTCTTTAGATAAACAGACGCGCCCTTACCATTAGAGGAGAATAAATCATCAAAAGAATAAATTAAAAGAAATTCACAGAATTCACCATGCCATTGGTTGTGACAAAGGATCTTCCTAGTTCTCCTACTCAACCCTGCATGCATAGAACCAACAATGGGAACCTTTTAGAGATATTGATGATAGAAGTTTTTGCTACATACTAGTAAGTAGTTCACTGGTAATGGACTAATCTATGTATTCATTTACAAGTTCACTGGTAATGGACTAATCTATGTATTCATTTCAACTTAACATTCTTGGCATGTCAACCATTTAACAATAaagatttttcttttttgaaaaataaCTCGAGATAATGCGATTTCAATTAGTACCATGAGTACAGTTCTAAAAAATTAATGGCATGCTTTCACAGAAATTACATTTTAATGTGATTCCAGTGCAGTAACTAATAATCAACTGGATTTTAGCTATGGCGGTATGGCCCAAAATGGATCCTACAGTCTCCTCAAACCAAGGGAAAAATAGGGTAAAGACTTCCATGTGTAATTGAATGCAAATCCAATAATTCCCATTGCATAATAGATAATTTCACCATAACATGCTATGCCAATGAAGGTAAACTAGTTACTCATTCTAGGGACATTGATGATTTGCCAGTATTCAGGAGTTCAATGGTGCTTTTGCCCCTCTTTCTAATTATGATATTTTGCCCACACCTTTTCGAATTGAAGCAATCATTTACCCCTATTTTGGATGTCTGTTAGATGGAAGTCATGGAACCGGATTAAACAGTAAAAAAAGTTTGGAAAACAGGCAAAGACCACCATGCAAACCATAGCAAACCATTCCCGGATCCACCATGCAAACCATAGCAACAGCAGCGAGGAACAAGGGCGACCGGCATAACGAGGGCCGTCACCTAGGCTTGGTACAATGCCATGTTCCTCGTCTCGAGAACATTGATCCCTTTCCGGGAACGTGGGAACAATCTCGTCCTGGCCTTTGGGAAACCTTCCTCAAGCAGCATACCACATTCCTTGATCCCCAATCCTTGACACAATCAACTCGAGGACTTGGTGACTATATGAGGGGGCTGCGGGGCTCTTGGCTGCACGTGTCAGTTGGCGCCGTGCTGCTCGCCTGTCTGCTGCCCATGTGCTCGTCCTCGCCATGTCGTCCTGTGGAGAACCCAATCCAATTCTCAATCTGCTGCCCAGACTAGGCACATGCCACTCCATCCCACCTGGGTGCTGCCGCCACAGGGCATTGCCCCCTCCCTCTCCAACCCACCCTGGGCTACCAATCTGCCACACCAAATGGGCTTGACCTGCTGCTCCAGTCTGCTGCACCAGGCCACCCTACTCTAGGATGCCACCACTCTAGGTCATGTGTCCGCCgtcatgccatgccatgcctcAGCCTCGTCCCTGCTCAAACTGGTTGGCCCTGAGAGCCTTGCAGCAAGTGCAACAAGCTGAACACAACCGCTCTCTTGCCCCTCCACAAGTTGAGCCGGCCTCTGCTCTCCTGTTTCATTTTTCTCAACTAGCAAAGACGAACATGTGTTGCAACAGAATGTACAGCTTGTTGCGCGGTCACCTGGACAACTTGCAGCTCAATGATTCATTCAATGGTTCATACTTCAGATAGAATTACATTAATGGTCAGCTTTTAGGCGAGCCCgtatatttttttacaaaaaaacATTTGCTGATTGTACTTCTAGCTAGGGAACCTACATGGGTGTTAGCAAACAAAGTACCTTGGACACCTATTCATACTCATGGAGTCCTACACAAACATGTTTGTATCAAGCTTGCACATCTACTCGCACCTTAGAGTTTACGACATACGCTGTCAGGCATGGGGTGGATAAGTGGGCCCACATAGCATACATGGAAGAAGAAATTTATTCACTTTAATACTAAGGAGATAGATGTTGTACGTGAAGATGTAGATTGGTTGATGATGTATACTTGTGTAAATTGCCAGATGTATAGACCAATTGATACATTAGTTTGATACGTTTTCATAAGCTTTTGAATCTATCAAAATGCTATCTAAATGTTTAATATCTAAACAAGGAGTAAATCACAAAGTAATCAGAAAAGAAGGGGAAAATCTGCAGGTGCAAACTTGCCTTTTTACAGCTGATTTGACACCGTTAAGTGCACAAAATGGAATATGGGCAAACTCAATCTTCATTTTGAAAAAGCAAGGGGCAAAATCACAAAGTTGAATTAACAAGGACAAAATCACAATTGGCCTTCAAAGTAGGGGCATGAACACAAATGCCTTCTAGTTCTAAGGACTTACTACGGCTTCATAGAGGTGATAATGAAAACTACTGTATGGGTAAAAGACTAGGAATCCAGGGTTCTGACCTGATTGAGATGTGAAGACAAAGAGCACCAGGCATTGTCTGATTGACTAACACTACAGTTCCCAATAGAATGTCCACTTGAAGTTATTGTGCCTTTACAGACTCAGACTCAGCTTCAGCTTCAGTAGTATAATCTGGAAGAGTCTGCAGTGCCTAGTGAAGagtaataatagctatcaacatGAAGGagaaataaaaactaaaaagcTATCATGAGAACAGAATTAGTTtgattattttatctatataccTCATACAAGTACCATGAGATATAAGCATCTGTAGCAGCATATTGAAGTTGTTGTTTGGTGAGAACATCAACCTCCCAGTTCCCCATTCTTATGTTGCTCGGCTTCGGCAGCTACGGACAAGCAACAAAGCTACATATGATAAAGTGCATTGCGACCTTGATCTTTTTTTAGTCCAAATAAACATGCATACCAAAAGGCTTTTCAAGTTCACAGTTAGCGTCAGGCATTTAGAAAGTACTACCAAATCTATAACTTAACAAATAACAAGCTACAAAGTGGGAATTTTCAGGATAGTGTAATTCACAGATAGAGCACAAATTTAAATTGAACAGAGATTGGACTTTGTCTCCCACGCACATACTAATGGAGCTGCAAAAGACAAATACTTAGTGTCATCAGTATACCTCTTTGCATGTGATCATTTCAGTTAAAGAAGCAAGACTCCATCTTTTGGGAGGAGTAGCTAACTTTACATTTGCCAGGGTTGACAAATCCATCAGTGGTTGCACACAGACATCATAGTCATTCAACATTTTCCTTGCATCATTGTCTATGCATATTCCAACCTGAAAAGACATGGAACCGTGACTAACGTGATTTAACTAGAGCATAGTGTCTAGGAAAATAATGGGAAAAATATGAGGGAAAAAACAAGCAAAAGCACTGACTTTAATGGACGAACTATCCTCCAAAAGAGTTTTCAGTATAGGTGGTACCCCCGAGTGAGCAATATGCAGGACATAGCACAGAGTTTTCTCCATGCATAGCTGCATTACAGCAACCTTACAAGGTGGTTCCCCTGCAAAGACCACAGCTCCAGTGATGTTCTATCAGATGGAACGACTAGCAAGAAAGAAGTTACCAAATGTTCACAAAAGAGGAATGGCCAAACTTGATTTGATTTAGATATAGTGAAGACTCCAACAACAAACCTCTTCTTGGAAAGGGCCTCCACTCGAGATCAAACCCAAGAGAAACCTGGCGGGGGGCTTTCATCCTCTCAATTTTGAGTAAGATGTCAGTTGCAGCTTTCTCCGCCTCTGAAGGTGTCCTGCAGTAAACTATCTTACCGTTGAATGATATTTGTTGGCGTCTTGCCCTCACATTACCTGTAATCAGGATGAAGAAGAAACATGATTCCCATCTCAATTGCACAAGAACTCAAGAAGCAACAGATGTGATAAAAAATTCAAAAAGAATGAACTTTTAGGCGCCTAAGACACTGCGGTGGGGATCAGGTACTTCTTAGCCCGCATTTTCAAAATCTGTTGCGATCCAAACCCAATGAAAAAGCAATTTCTTGCCCCATTTTCAAGAAGCAGGAGGGTTTCTTTAATTCCGCTAGGCCAGGAATGGGGAATGGGAAAGCCGATAAGAGCAGGAGCGCACCTTGGGGTGTGTGCGGCGTGAGGGCCCACAACGGCGTGGATCCACCGGACACCGGGCTTTGGCTGTACCGGGGGCGAGAGGAGGGCGAAGGGGATGGAGAGGTCCAGTCGGGTAGGCGGCGGCGCTTTGCGGCGGCGGAAGCCGAGGCGTAGGCGGCCTCGATGGCCTGAAGCTCTGCCTCGGCCGCGTCGTCCCAGTGGAAGTCGTCGTACTCATCAACGTTGCCGTGGACCGACGACGCGGGGGGCgcaccggcgccggcgccggcgccgggatGCATGGCCATCAAGCTGGCTGCACCTGGAGCACGAGCACGGCggagcctttttttttttttttttgcggaaAATGAGATGGCAGTTTTAGAGCATGTCCATTTGATAAAACAACTTACTATCTTGATTTcttttaacaaaaaaaaactcctctaaataaaagagGTACTTAAACAAAGTGAAGAGAACTCTTTATCCTTTtagtaaaaaaatatatgattgGCTCTAGTAAACTAaaaattaacaaataaatatggtactataaatttttaaattttaaaaaactagcatccttggagtttgataaAATAACTCCGTATCAtacgccttgtttacttccatcaaaaacccaaaatttttcaagattcttcgtcacattgaatctttatacGCAtcaatggagtattaaatatagacgaaaataaaaactaattacacagtttggtcggaattgacgagacgaatcttttgagcctaattagtccatggttagacaataattaccacaaacaaatgaaagtgctacagtgtcgtgaaattttttccttgaggaactaaacaaggccttaatattttagcaaaagtaaaaaaaatattccCCAACAGTTTAGTAAAAGCGCTTTTTAAAAATAGAAAGTTGTCAAATATTTTTCTCAACTTATAAATTTCCAAAGTCGAGAGAACTCCCTATCTCGCCTCCTTAGACATGTTTTCACGGCACTCTCTCGTGCAGTGCTCTGGCCGCAGCTAGTATATACCAGCCTTTATTACCGCCGTCCTATAGGTCAACATTGTTGTCCCGGGCTTTGTCTCCATGGGTGTTTATTCATCTTTGGTCCGAAAAACATGTCATGCTACCTTCACATATACATGGCCTGCTATTATCGCTTGCATTGGCTGGAAGACATAGAAGCTAAACATACCTTGTTGGTCGTATACAGTTGGTACTCGTGAGCATCTTCAATTGTTTGGAAAAATTTGTCATTTGGCAACTTGCTAAACCTTTTGGCAAATGAATTTTTTTtgtatctccaatagtttggtaaATTGGACTTGGTAAACACAGAAAAATAGGCCCACATATATACTTGTCCTGCCGCCCGTCGCCGTGCACGCTGAACCCTGGATCGATCCGACGACGGCGCCCAGCTTCCTCCGACGATCACCTCCGACGAAGGCCGCCAGCTTCTACCGCCTCAGGTGCTTGTTCTTCAGCAGCAGAACCAATCATCAAGCGCTGCAGGCAATCTTCAGCAGCAGAACCAATCACCAGCAGCAAAACCAgtcgccagcagcagcaggagcagcacaaTCAAtcgccagcagcagcagaaccATGCAGCAGAACCAATCATCAAGCGCTGCACGCAATCTTCAGCAGCAGAACCAATCACCAGCAGCAGAACCAgccgccagcagcagcagcagcacaatcaatcgccagcagcagcagaaccATCAATCGCGACGCCGACGTTTTCCAAGTTGACGCCAAGCGCGGATACATCCGCGCGCGACCAAGTTGCAAAAATATAGCAAGTCCTATTCCAATCTGTTGGAGAaggatttttcttcttttttccaAATAAACAAGGATAGCAAGTCATTTTTCCAAacaattggagatgctcttagtgcgGTGTTGATAGAAGATGCAATTTTCTTTTCAATTTTTTTATGAACAAAATAATAAACCAAGAAATAATTAAATGTGGACCCTACTATAACTTTTAAAAAGTTATTATAGAAGACCGTTGGAGAAGAATAAAAATTAAGGTTGCTATTTTTTATATTAACTTGCTAAATTGATTAGTTTAGCAAGTAAATTATACAAAACTCCTAGAAATGCTCTTATAGGTTACTGTTGgagaaaaataaaatttaaagttgttatttcttttattaacttgcatagtttgtctataaattgtgagacgaatctttgaaaCAACTATTTGATTGGATattaattgccaaataataaaatggatattaattgccaaataataAAAATGTTATAGTAGCTAGatcaaaaaaaatagaacaaaATAAGACCTTATTTTTATGGGAAAAGGCGGCTACAGACGTACGGAGTATGTTGCATCTACTCCGTAGACGAGAGTgtctttgtgtgtgtgtgtgtgtgtttgattTGATTCAAAGATGAGATGATTTCTGTTTTGTGGTGAAGagataaaaaaaaagatgagttggataCCGCATTTTTTCATGTTCACATGCCGACTGAACGAGATAGGCGAAATAAACCCGCTGCGCGACTCATAATCGCCCGTTGCATGGAGTCTGAACAAATGAACTAGGCTCCACGATAGTTAGAAATAAAATTTTAAGTTGTCTAATTCATCCATCTATCTTAGGCGTCACATTCCTTAAAACTGGTTTTGATGTGATTCTGATTCTTGCTCTTTATGTATTAGTAATTATATTTTGTAgttaattttttaaaataaaataagttagAATACTCTCTCCATCTACAAATAAGTACACGTCTCATTTCCCAAAAAGTAAGatttaagtttgatcaaatatatatataatatactatTTATTATATGTAATATGTATCACTAGATTAagcatgaaatatatttttataatatacttatttgtagatacaaatattgatattatttgatatatttctaatcagacttaaaaaaattttgacTTCTCAAGAAATGAGATGTATATTTATTTATAGACAGAGAAAGTAGGACATTTTGTTAATGTGGAATGTAAATGGACAGTGAACAGTTATCGTGTTTCATTGATCTCATAGAATATATACAAGTTAAGGATCGTGTCCGTTCAGTTTATAGAACCGGCGAAGGGACATGCCCCTTCGGGGATTACTAACTGCTAATCCTACTGCTAATCCTCTTCTCTAATCTTGTTGTATCAACAGATGAGATCATCAGTGATAAGGTGTCTATTCACCAACAGACACTGTTTCGCAACACTCCCCCTTGATCGAATCTTCCTTTGAGATCAATGTAGCTGTAAGCTTAGATTCCTCGAAAACCTGTGGAAAAAATCTGAGGAATATGTATATATGGATATGCTATAAAACTCCTTTAAACCTTTATAGGAAAACAAGGAGAAGGAAGCATATACTTGTGTGATTTAAACAAACCACTATATCATTGGTATTCCAATTAAAAACCCCAGTGGGGAAAAATATTGGATATACGACATAAAGATAACTCCTCTAATAACTATAACTATTTAGGAAAAATGTGAGGAGCCATATTA
Protein-coding sequences here:
- the LOC8080285 gene encoding Werner Syndrome-like exonuclease, with amino-acid sequence MAMHPGAGAGAGAPPASSVHGNVDEYDDFHWDDAAEAELQAIEAAYASASAAAKRRRLPDWTSPSPSPSSRPRYSQSPVSGGSTPLWALTPHTPQGNVRARRQQISFNGKIVYCRTPSEAEKAATDILLKIERMKAPRQVSLGFDLEWRPFPRRGEPPCKVAVMQLCMEKTLCYVLHIAHSGVPPILKTLLEDSSSIKVGICIDNDARKMLNDYDVCVQPLMDLSTLANVKLATPPKRWSLASLTEMITCKELPKPSNIRMGNWEVDVLTKQQLQYAATDAYISWYLYEALQTLPDYTTEAEAESESVKAQ